The DNA segment AAGGAGTGTTTCCTATGAACAGGAGGGATTTCTTAAAAGCTTTAGGACTGACTTTCCTAATAGGAGAAACCTTAGAAGCAAAAGAACCTTTCAAACCTGTTCTTATCTTTGATGAAACACTATGCATGGGTTGTAAATCCTGTATGGCTGCCTGTAAGCTTGAGAAAGGAAAAAATCTTTTTTGGATAAAAGAAAAAGAAATAGGAAGAAGAATCTTCTTCTATCAAGAAAAAATATGTAGGGAATGCGTTGACCATCCTTGCGTCTTAGTGTGTCATTTTGGAGCTATCCAAGTTAAAGAAGGGGGAATTATCTCCATAGATAGGGAAAGATGTACAGGTTGTGGTTCTTGTGCAAAAGTTTGTCCACATGATGCAATAACTTTTGATGAAGAAAATAAGGCTATAAAGTGCGATTTCTGTTCGGGTAGAGTTTTAAAAGGTGATATTCCAAGATGCGTTGCCGTTTGTCCAAGTGGAGCTTTGATTTTCGGCAATCTCTTAAATCCTCAAGGAAGACTAAAAGAACTTTTAGATTCAAGACCTGAAGTTAGGAAACTCCTTTTGAAACATCAACAAGCAGAGCTTTTCTATAAGCCAACAAAAAGGAATCTTTACAGTTTTGATGAAACAAAGAAAAACTTAGGAAGTAAGGTTGTTAATACTGTTTGCCTTGCTTGTAATGCAAGGTGTGGGCTTAGAGTTTTTGTTAAAGATAACCAAATAGTTAGAGTAGATGGAAATCCTTATCATCCTTACAACAGAGCCGGAAAAGAAATTCCTTACGATACCCCACTTTTTGAAAGCTTTAAGGAAGTTGGAACGACCTGTGCAAAGCCTCAAATGGATGTCGAATACTTGTTTAATCCTTATCGAATTATTAAACCTTTGAAAAGGATTGGGCCAAGGGGTTCTGGGAAGTTTAGACCTATAAGCTGGGAACAGTTAATAAGAGAAGTTTGTGAAGGAGGAAAACTTTTTAAGGAAATTGGTGATGAAAGGAATTATCCAGGAATAAAAGATGTTCTTTCTGATGAACCAATTAATAAAGAAGCTCCAGAGCTTGGGCCAAAGAGAAACCAGCTCGTGTGGTTTACCGGAAGGTCTCAAGGAGGTAGAAGCCACTTTATAAAAAGGTGGCTTTTTAAGGCAATTGGTTCAAAGAACTACATAGGGCACACCGACATATGTGGAATAGGTTTTAGAATGGGCAACTATGCCTTTACTGATGGAAAGGAAGTTGAACTAAAAGCTGACTTTTGGAACTGTAAATATATGCTCATATTTGGAGCCAACATTTATTCAGCCCTTCAGCCAGGAGTAAACACCTCCGGAAGCATAATTGCAAGGAGGATAGCTTCTAAAGATTTAAAAATTGTTATTGTTGACCCAAGAGCTCCAAAAGCCATCGTTCACGCTCACGATTGGCTTCCTGTGAAACCTACAAAAGACGGAGCTCTAGCTCTTGGGATTTTGAGAGTAATGCTTGAGAATGGTTGGTTTGATGAGGATTTCTTATCAATACCTTCCATGAAGGCCGCTAAGAAAAGGAATAGAAACGTTTACACTAATGCAACTCATCTTGTAGTTGTTGATGAAAAGAGAAAGGATTTTGGAAAGTTCCTAAAAGTAGATGGAAAAGAGGTAGTAATAGATTCTAAGACTCTAAAAGCTTTGCCTTTTGACGAGGTTGATGTAGGAGTTTTGGAGTGGGAAGGAGAGGTAAATGGAGTTAAAGTAAAAACTGCTTTTAAACTAATGAAAGAAAGCGTTTTTGAACATTCCCTTGATTTTTATGCAAAGGAAAGTGGAATTTCGGTTGAAAAAATTAAAAAAGTTGCTAAAGAATTTTGGGAACATGCTCCAAAGGCTGCCGCTTTTGCCTATCACGGAGGGGGAAACTACGTTGGAGGAACTTATGCAAGCTATGCAATAGCAATGCTCAACGCTTTAGTTGGAAATGTTAATAGAATTGGTGGATATCTTGGAAAAGGTAAAGGAGTTGCATCTTGGCAGAAAGGTATCTATGACCTCAAAAGTTTCCCAAATTCCAAGAAACCTAAGGGAGTAAAAATATCTAGGGAAAAAGCAAGATATGAAGATTTAACAGAGTTTAAAAATAAAGGT comes from the Desulfurobacteriaceae bacterium genome and includes:
- a CDS encoding 4Fe-4S dicluster domain-containing protein; this translates as MNRRDFLKALGLTFLIGETLEAKEPFKPVLIFDETLCMGCKSCMAACKLEKGKNLFWIKEKEIGRRIFFYQEKICRECVDHPCVLVCHFGAIQVKEGGIISIDRERCTGCGSCAKVCPHDAITFDEENKAIKCDFCSGRVLKGDIPRCVAVCPSGALIFGNLLNPQGRLKELLDSRPEVRKLLLKHQQAELFYKPTKRNLYSFDETKKNLGSKVVNTVCLACNARCGLRVFVKDNQIVRVDGNPYHPYNRAGKEIPYDTPLFESFKEVGTTCAKPQMDVEYLFNPYRIIKPLKRIGPRGSGKFRPISWEQLIREVCEGGKLFKEIGDERNYPGIKDVLSDEPINKEAPELGPKRNQLVWFTGRSQGGRSHFIKRWLFKAIGSKNYIGHTDICGIGFRMGNYAFTDGKEVELKADFWNCKYMLIFGANIYSALQPGVNTSGSIIARRIASKDLKIVIVDPRAPKAIVHAHDWLPVKPTKDGALALGILRVMLENGWFDEDFLSIPSMKAAKKRNRNVYTNATHLVVVDEKRKDFGKFLKVDGKEVVIDSKTLKALPFDEVDVGVLEWEGEVNGVKVKTAFKLMKESVFEHSLDFYAKESGISVEKIKKVAKEFWEHAPKAAAFAYHGGGNYVGGTYASYAIAMLNALVGNVNRIGGYLGKGKGVASWQKGIYDLKSFPNSKKPKGVKISREKARYEDLTEFKNKGYPSKLPWFSFTKGGLSVSAISGIDQKYPYPIKILITYFSNIVYSMPGGIRFIETLKDHDKVPLHISIDTTINETNIYADYIVPDITYLEGHYGFLTPHAPGCHFTAVRTPVLEPLVDKTSDGRPMCMETFLIDVARYLNLPGYGKRAIPSKNGKLYPLVKPEDYYLRGISNLAFNSKVKDAPYEEIRFVEENYPVAKHKSILSEKEWRKVCTILVRGGVFKPSKEVFDEYGNFIFGVPKVYIWNEKLATSKNSLTGERFWGTIRYQSSTDYFGRNIEDLDRDYPFAIITYKSALHTQSRTICYESALEFDKDFYLKINPVDAEKLGLKEGDKVRIYSPSFEKGLITKVKITNLVREGVVAYSHHFGHWQHGSGDLSILDGERVFLGKEKALKPNRKRRVGILPN